From the genome of Tripterygium wilfordii isolate XIE 37 chromosome 6, ASM1340144v1, whole genome shotgun sequence:
cCTCACACTTCTCCTCGTGCCATCTAGTAAATAGTCCCCCACACTTtttctcatgccacctagattatggacatcaaaattatggacatatagtgCTTCCGAATCTTCAATCGAGTCAAAGATTTGAGAGATCACTATGCCGATCTTGAGCTCCACCGTGACGTTGGGCAAATTTATGTCCTGCAATAATCGGCCTACTTACAGAGACAGAGGACAAGATTGATGAAACCCGAGAAAGAGTACCTGTCATTTTGCATTCTCCCATTTCTGTCTCTTGGAGAACAATTTTCGCATCCAAATATTTGAATCTTCAAATTTGCATCCCCACCTGGTTCCTCCGTTGAAGACTCTATTTGCTGGGTTGGATAACCAAAATGACAATTACTGGATTTGATGCTCCATTTAATAAAGAATAAGTTGTCAAAGTGAATATCAATTTCTACTTAAAAACAGAGTAGTGAtataattttatgattttattttattattatttttttgaaacagataTTTGGGGAGGGGATAAGATTCGAATCCACGATCTAATGGACGGatgatcccttacatgcaatCTGATTGCTGTTCAACCAACGATTCACTTGCgttttatgattttattataAAACTTAGGAACACAGAGTCACAGACTAGACATATAAATACCTTTTTGTTTATGGTCACCaacatccaaaaacaaaacTTGTCTTCAACCAAAAATACGAGACGCGTTTTCGATGATGGTGCCATCTTTGGGTTCACGAGCTTTGTCATCGTCCCTAATCAAATGTCAAGTGCACTTTGTTGTAATAATTCATTTTATGATTAAAACACAGGAATCACATCAAGATTCTACCTTCTTCACTCACCAACCTACAATCAATTACCCCCCTAAAACCCTTTTGAAATCTATATCCAGACTACACAACACTCGATGAATGAActgatttttttacaattttaattaattaatataattactGTTTAATCATGCTCCATCCACTTTGCAGgtcctatatatacacacacacagacacattCAACAGAGCAGGCTCCCCCAAGCCAAGCGGTGCGCTTCTTTGTCAAACCTCATTAACTCTGCCTTCCAGCACCAATCTTCTCACTCTCTCCCTCTTGACatcagaggaaaaaaaaatcttgttttatatatatacacacaaaaccAACAGACCCACCAACATTCTCAACAGAATTTTTCCTGAATCAAAATCACAAACCCATGAACCTCTTCATCCTCCTctgtctcttctttctctcattttctaatAATGTAAGCCAAGTCCCTCTCTCTCGGTTTGTCTCTGTAGTTCTAGAAAGGATTATCAATGCTGTTATTGTGAATTGATTGTTGTTTTTGGAGCAATGCAGGTGAACCATATTGCCGGAGCTGGGAGCGATGCATCCGGAGAGAACCCATTCTCGCCCAAGGCCTATCTGATGCGGTATTGGAGCAGAGAGATCCACAACAATCTACCCCAGCCTAATTTTCTCTTCTCCAAGGCTTCTCCATTGAACAGTGTTGACGCCGTTAATTTTGCCAGACTCGCTGCTCACAACTCGCTCTCAACTCACCTTTCCTCTTTCTGCTCCTCTGCCAAACTGTTTTGCTTCCCCGATTTGGCTACTAGTCTGGAAAAGCATGACAGTGACTCCAACTTTGTGTCTTATGATCCTTTCATTGATCGAAACTTCGCGAACTACGGCACTGACAGGCTCGGCGGAGTAGATTCCTTCAAGAACTATTCAGGCGTCGCTGTTGATTCGTTCAGACGGTACAGCCGCGACTCGGGGGGTCACAAGGACAAGTTTTCCCTTTACGGCTCTGACGGCAATGTCGTCGACCAGAGCTTCCAGACCTATGCTACCGGAGCCACCGGTGGCGATGGGGAGTTCAGGAATTACAACCCGGATGTCAATGTGCCTAATCTCCGATTCACTTCCTATGACGACGATGCCAATGGTAGGACCCACTCCTTCACGAGTTACACGGACCGAACTAATTCGGGGAGCGAGACCTTCACCAGTTATGGCAAGAACGCAAATGGCTCCCCCAATGAATTCTCTAGCTACGGCAAGGATTCCAATGTCATTACTTCCAATTTCAACAACTATGGCGAGAAGGGAAATGTGAACAATGATTCCTTTACGTCTTACGGGTTCAACGGAAATGTTCCTGAGAATAATTTCAAGAATTACGGAGCAGAAGCTAATGCAGGCACTGAAAGCTTCAGCAGCTACAGAGACCAATCCAATATCGGCGACGATACGTTTCAATCGTACGGCAAGAAATCCAATTccgaaaaaataaatttcggTAATTACGGACAAACGTTCAACCCAGGTTCAGACAGGTTCACTGGCTACGGTGAGGCTGCGAAAGGGCAGGCTATAGGCTTCAAGATCTATGGAGTCAACAGCACTTTCAAAGAGTACACCAACAAGAAGGCAATGTCGTTTAAACAATATACTGATGCCAACTCCGAGCAAACCGCAAAGAAGCTGAGTGGCAGTTTGGTCAATAAGTGGGTTGAACCGGGCAAATTTTTCAGAGAATCCATGCTCAAGGAGGGTACCGTGATGCCTATGCCGGACATTAGAGATAAAATGCCGAAAAGATCATTTTTGCCCCGGACAATAGTCTCAAAATTACCATTCTCAACTTCCAAGGTTGGCGAAATCAAGCAAATCTTCCACGCGAGTGACAACTCAACCATGGAAACCATAATCAAAGATGCTTTGAGCGAGTGCGAGAGAGCTCCAAGCGCCGGCGAAACGAAGCGCTGCGTGACCTCCATCGAGGACATGATCGACTTCACGAGCTCAGTTTTGGGCCGAAACGTGGCTGTTCGTTCAACTGACAACGTGAAGGGGTCAAAGCAGAATATCCAGATCGGGTTGGTTAAAGGAATTAACGGCGGAAGAGTAAGCAAGTCCGTTTCTTGCCACCAGAGTTTATACCCCTACTTGCTATATTACTGCCATTCAGTCCCTAAAGTTCGGGTATACGAAGCGGATTTATTAGATCCATCAACGAAGGCCAAGATCAACCATGGTGTTGCCATCTGTCACTTGGATACCACATCTTGGAGCCCGACCCATGGAGCTTTCTTAGCTTTAGGTTCAAGTCCAGGTCGGATCGAGGTTTGTCACTGGATATTCGAGAACGATATGACGTGGACCATTGCTGATTAGAGTGGGTGCAAACCTTTGGTAATTTGGGTTGAAACCGTTGGCTAAGACAACTTAGCCGCCGGCTCGAGctcaatttgatataatttaTTTAAAGTAAGCTAATGaggttgtgtgtttttttttttttggattttgtttttcatatcTTAACAAGTACCGAAGCAGTATATCTATATCCacataaaaatcaaaagaaCACGTGAATAAAAAAGATTAGGTGGTCCAGAAAGACCATCCATGTTGACCTGCTGCGACAaatcttacatatatatacacatatggatatatatagatatatatacaccactTCCACTTGGCAGAGTTTGTGAGTTTGGAGGCCCTGGTACTAGTAGCACTAAATTTTATGATATGGTGGCGGAGCCCCAAGTGGAAGTGTGGAAGAGTATTTGAAGCATCATTTCAAGCAAAATTGTCAGCCAAGTCATTGAATTTTGTGCATGTGAATTTCGGCTCTGGCAATAGGAAAGAAAACATTTGGACATTAATACTCCGTTTATTTGACGGAAAATCAACCTCTTGAAAATGCTTTCTTAATTTTGTGGTGTTTGgatataagaaaacaaaattagtcaaacaaaatttataataagtcAACTCAAAATAAGGAGTTGTAAGATGGAAATCAATTTCCCTTATTATCCTTGGGATGTTGTTTTCCCcataacaataaattaattgttaagCTAATTTTTTTGCTAAAAGTATACATGAAAGACTTTTTAAggtgaattaaaaaaattgtatcttttatatataatactgc
Proteins encoded in this window:
- the LOC119999823 gene encoding polygalacturonase 1 beta-like protein 3, encoding MNLFILLCLFFLSFSNNVNHIAGAGSDASGENPFSPKAYLMRYWSREIHNNLPQPNFLFSKASPLNSVDAVNFARLAAHNSLSTHLSSFCSSAKLFCFPDLATSLEKHDSDSNFVSYDPFIDRNFANYGTDRLGGVDSFKNYSGVAVDSFRRYSRDSGGHKDKFSLYGSDGNVVDQSFQTYATGATGGDGEFRNYNPDVNVPNLRFTSYDDDANGRTHSFTSYTDRTNSGSETFTSYGKNANGSPNEFSSYGKDSNVITSNFNNYGEKGNVNNDSFTSYGFNGNVPENNFKNYGAEANAGTESFSSYRDQSNIGDDTFQSYGKKSNSEKINFGNYGQTFNPGSDRFTGYGEAAKGQAIGFKIYGVNSTFKEYTNKKAMSFKQYTDANSEQTAKKLSGSLVNKWVEPGKFFRESMLKEGTVMPMPDIRDKMPKRSFLPRTIVSKLPFSTSKVGEIKQIFHASDNSTMETIIKDALSECERAPSAGETKRCVTSIEDMIDFTSSVLGRNVAVRSTDNVKGSKQNIQIGLVKGINGGRVSKSVSCHQSLYPYLLYYCHSVPKVRVYEADLLDPSTKAKINHGVAICHLDTTSWSPTHGAFLALGSSPGRIEVCHWIFENDMTWTIAD